The Gemella haemolysans genome includes a region encoding these proteins:
- a CDS encoding response regulator transcription factor: protein MKILVVEDERDLNRIITKHLKKNNYSVDSCFDGEEALDFVSYSEYDLIITDIMMPNVDGYEFIARLRESKNNTPVIMLTAKDTLEDKIVGLDSGADDYIVKPFEFDELLARIRVLMRRNYGLATNVIQVDDVVLDISKKQVLRNGQNIGLTGKEYEVLEYLMKNKESILSRDQILNHVWDYDYDGASNIVDVIIKNIRKKLDNGTDKTIIYTKRGLGYFVK from the coding sequence ATGAAAATACTTGTTGTTGAAGATGAACGCGATTTGAATAGAATAATAACTAAGCATTTAAAGAAAAATAATTATAGTGTAGATAGTTGTTTTGATGGTGAAGAAGCTCTGGATTTTGTTAGCTATAGTGAGTATGATTTGATTATTACAGATATAATGATGCCAAATGTTGATGGCTATGAGTTTATAGCGAGACTTCGTGAGAGTAAAAATAATACACCTGTTATAATGTTAACAGCAAAAGATACTTTAGAAGATAAAATCGTTGGTCTTGATAGCGGAGCAGATGATTATATAGTTAAGCCGTTTGAGTTTGATGAGTTATTAGCTAGAATAAGAGTTTTGATGAGACGTAACTATGGTTTAGCAACTAATGTTATCCAAGTAGATGATGTTGTTTTGGATATTTCGAAGAAACAAGTGTTAAGAAATGGTCAAAATATTGGCTTAACTGGTAAGGAATATGAGGTATTAGAATATCTTATGAAAAATAAAGAGAGTATCCTAAGTCGCGATCAAATTCTTAACCACGTTTGGGATTATGATTATGACGGGGCATCTAATATTGTAGATGTTATTATAAAAAATATTAGAAAAAAATTAGATAACGGTACAGATAAGACTATTATTTACACTAAAAGGGGGTTAGGATACTTTGTTAAATAG
- a CDS encoding ABC transporter ATP-binding protein gives MSFIKINKIDKTFFPGTIREQHALKNVSLEIKDGDFITILGGNGAGKSTFLNALAGSFSLDGGEILIEGKDVSSIVEHKRAGFISRVFQNPLDGTAPRMTVAQNMSLALRRGKVRGFKPGTTKEDRELFKKLLATLDLGLEDRLDSEMGLLSGGQRQAIALLMATMTTPKLLLLDEHTAALDPKTQKKIMELTRQKIEEKNLTALMITHNIQDAVKYGNRIIVLHRGELVRDISKEEKEKLDAKALYELLYNLEENE, from the coding sequence TTTCCAGGTACGATTAGAGAACAACATGCTTTGAAAAATGTTAGTCTTGAAATCAAAGATGGTGATTTCATTACTATTCTTGGAGGAAATGGAGCGGGGAAATCAACGTTTCTTAACGCACTTGCTGGTTCTTTTTCACTAGATGGTGGTGAGATTTTAATTGAAGGAAAAGATGTAAGTAGTATAGTAGAACATAAGAGAGCAGGATTTATCAGTAGAGTCTTCCAAAATCCTTTAGATGGGACAGCTCCTCGTATGACTGTTGCACAAAATATGTCCTTAGCACTTCGCCGTGGTAAAGTGAGAGGATTTAAACCAGGAACTACTAAAGAAGATAGAGAACTATTTAAAAAGTTATTAGCAACTTTAGATTTAGGTCTTGAAGACAGATTAGATAGTGAAATGGGTCTATTATCTGGAGGTCAACGTCAGGCTATAGCACTTTTAATGGCAACTATGACTACTCCAAAACTTTTACTTCTTGATGAACATACAGCTGCACTAGATCCAAAAACTCAGAAGAAAATAATGGAGCTTACTCGACAAAAGATTGAAGAGAAAAACTTAACAGCTTTAATGATAACTCACAATATTCAAGATGCAGTCAAATATGGGAACAGAATAATAGTTCTACATCGTGGGGAGTTAGTTCGAGATATTAGTAAAGAAGAAAAAGAAAAACTGGATGCGAAAGCATTGTATGAATTACTTTATAATTTAGAAGAGAATGAATAA
- a CDS encoding sensor histidine kinase, with translation MLNRIKKLSIFPFRKVSLTFKITLWYTTFIVLLIGSLIVGTFLVRDSVVGKNSEKRLIEEVTEISTGRDKFTPFEDGVTLSVYDKDGNLVAGAVPRNFKVNDFSLGVISEYKDVTNNKYLYYDLETSSARLGNGKYVRGVIQITNNINSWILPLIISIGSPFVIIVIMYGGYLIIRSSLKPVRDMTETADAIAKSNDLSKRITIKDGADEVHKLGKVFNEMLETLENSSKRERQFSSDVSHELRTPISVIMAESEYGAKYTDSVEDAKESFDVIERQSKRMTSMINQILELARLDSRLEIPKEELNLSDRIKYTLEDYKILFDNRNIKLSLNIEENIIVNANEALIMRMIDNLLSNALKYAETEVKVCLAKRNRIILEVTDDGIGINDNEKKHIWDRFYKVDKSRTTTEDNSSGLGLSITKKIVELHNGKIAVLDNKPKGTKFVVNL, from the coding sequence TTGTTAAATAGAATCAAGAAATTATCGATATTTCCATTTAGAAAAGTATCATTAACTTTCAAAATCACTTTATGGTATACAACATTTATAGTTTTATTAATAGGATCATTGATAGTTGGGACATTTTTAGTTAGAGATAGTGTAGTAGGAAAAAATAGTGAGAAAAGATTGATAGAAGAAGTAACAGAAATTTCTACTGGAAGAGATAAGTTTACTCCTTTTGAGGATGGTGTTACGTTATCTGTTTATGATAAAGATGGGAACCTTGTTGCAGGGGCTGTGCCAAGAAATTTTAAAGTTAATGATTTTAGTCTAGGAGTTATTTCCGAGTATAAAGATGTTACTAATAATAAATATCTGTATTATGATTTAGAAACAAGTTCTGCGCGCTTAGGAAATGGAAAATATGTCCGAGGAGTAATACAAATTACTAATAATATTAATAGTTGGATATTACCATTAATAATAAGTATAGGAAGCCCGTTTGTTATAATAGTTATAATGTATGGTGGATATTTAATTATTAGGAGTTCATTAAAACCCGTTAGAGATATGACTGAAACTGCTGATGCTATCGCAAAGAGTAATGACCTTAGTAAAAGAATTACTATAAAAGATGGTGCGGATGAAGTGCATAAATTAGGTAAAGTTTTTAATGAAATGTTAGAAACATTAGAGAATTCTTCGAAAAGAGAACGTCAATTTAGTTCAGATGTATCACATGAACTTAGAACACCGATTTCCGTAATAATGGCAGAAAGTGAATATGGAGCTAAGTATACCGATTCTGTGGAAGATGCAAAGGAATCTTTTGATGTTATAGAAAGACAAAGTAAGAGAATGACTTCTATGATAAATCAAATTTTAGAATTAGCTAGATTAGATAGTCGTTTAGAGATTCCAAAAGAAGAACTAAATTTGTCGGATCGAATAAAATATACTTTGGAAGACTATAAAATCTTATTTGATAATAGGAATATAAAATTATCATTAAATATAGAAGAAAATATAATAGTAAATGCTAATGAAGCGTTAATTATGAGAATGATAGATAACTTATTATCTAATGCTTTGAAATATGCGGAAACAGAAGTAAAAGTTTGTTTAGCAAAAAGAAATAGAATAATACTTGAAGTTACAGATGACGGAATAGGGATAAATGATAATGAGAAAAAACATATTTGGGATAGATTTTACAAAGTAGATAAATCAAGGACAACAACAGAAGATAACTCTTCAGGGCTAGGTTTATCTATAACGAAAAAAATAGTAGAATTACATAATGGTAAAATAGCTGTTTTAGATAATAAACCAAAAGGAACAAAATTTGTAGTTAATCTTTAA
- a CDS encoding PepSY domain-containing protein, protein MTKNINNNEIETIEGTYVENIEYENQYNEQPKKTKRNFLKPLIIGALVVVVTGGVGAYAYDKYETAQRSKIQDAYSNIKLNTGNQTDSNNNGNNNNTQQNAKSQQEIRSIVAEAISVSEQNINFVKIKPKYEDDYAPKNNGSSLYVYKVEARANGLEYDVVVDAVSGKVLKVEIDN, encoded by the coding sequence ATGACAAAAAATATAAATAATAACGAAATCGAAACAATTGAAGGAACTTATGTAGAAAATATCGAATATGAAAACCAATATAATGAACAACCTAAAAAAACAAAAAGAAATTTTTTAAAACCATTAATTATCGGAGCATTAGTTGTAGTGGTGACTGGTGGAGTAGGAGCCTATGCATATGATAAATATGAAACTGCACAAAGAAGTAAAATTCAAGATGCTTACTCAAATATTAAGTTGAATACAGGAAATCAAACAGATTCAAATAACAACGGAAATAACAACAATACACAACAAAATGCTAAGTCACAACAAGAGATTCGCTCAATTGTAGCAGAGGCAATATCAGTATCGGAGCAAAATATTAACTTTGTAAAAATTAAACCTAAATACGAAGATGACTATGCGCCGAAAAATAATGGATCATCTTTATACGTGTACAAAGTAGAAGCACGTGCTAATGGATTAGAGTATGATGTAGTAGTAGATGCAGTATCAGGTAAAGTATTAAAAGTAGAGATAGATAATTAA